A stretch of the Vigna radiata var. radiata cultivar VC1973A chromosome 7, Vradiata_ver6, whole genome shotgun sequence genome encodes the following:
- the LOC106766922 gene encoding probable carboxylesterase 12: MDSSTEVALDLTPFLKIYKDGRAERISGCEVVPAGVDSATNVLSNDFVISKDDDVSARIFTPKLSDQSQKLPLLVYFHGGGFCIETPYSPPYHKFLNSLVSKAHIVAVSVHYRRAPEHPVPIAHQDSWSSLQWVASHFNGNGPVECLNRHADFGNVFFAGDSAGANIAHHMALRVGIHGLPGINLQGIVLVHPYFWGVERIGSEVQKLDQVPMVDNLWSFSCPASTGSDDPLLNPAKDPNLGKLASKRVLICVAENDLLKDRGWYYKELLENSEWQGVAEVMEAKGEGHVFHLFDPDSHSAVSLLERIASFINNS; this comes from the coding sequence ATGGATTCCAGCACCGAAGTAGCCCTCGATTTAACACCCTTTCTAAAAATCTATAAAGACGGTCGCGCCGAGAGAATTTCCGGCTGCGAGGTCGTTCCTGCGGGCGTCGATTCCGCAACAAATGTCCTATCCAATGACTTCGTAATCTCAAAAGACGACGACGTATCGGCCAGGATCTTCACTCCCAAACTAAGCGATCAAAGCCAAAAGCTCCCCCTCCTGGTCTACTTCCACGGTGGGGGGTTCTGCATAGAAACACCGTACTCTCCTCCTTACCATAAATTCCTCAACTCACTTGTTTCCAAGGCCCACATCGTTGCCGTGTCCGTTCACTACAGAAGAGCCCCTGAACATCCCGTTCCCATCGCTCACCAAGATTCCTGGTCTTCGCTCCAATGGGTGGCCTCCCATTTTAACGGAAACGGCCCTGTGGAGTGCCTCAATCGCCACGCTGATTTTGGGAATGTGTTCTTCGCTGGGGACAGTGCGGGAGCAAACATCGCACACCACATGGCTCTACGGGTCGGAATCCACGGCCTTCCGGGTATCAACCTCCAAGGGATTGTGCTGGTTCATCCTTACTTTTGGGGCGTGGAGCGAATCGGTTCTGAGGTCCAAAAGCTCGACCAAGTTCCCATGGTGGATAATTTGTGGAGTTTCAGTTGCCCTGCCTCGACAGGATCCGACGACCCGTTGTTGAACCCGGCTAAGGATCCGAATCTGGGGAAGCTGGCCTCGAAAAGAGTGCTGATCTGTGTTGCTGAGAACGATTTGCTGAAGGATAGGGGTTGGTATTACAAGGAGTTGCTGGAGAATAGTGAGTGGCAAGGTGTTGCTGAGGTGATGGAGGCAAAAGGAGAAGGTCACGTCTTTCATTTGTTCGATCCAGATTCTCACAGCGCTGTTTCCTTGCTCGAACGAATTGCTTCCTTCATCAACAACAGTTAA